A single window of Rhodamnia argentea isolate NSW1041297 chromosome 5, ASM2092103v1, whole genome shotgun sequence DNA harbors:
- the LOC125315090 gene encoding uncharacterized protein LOC125315090 has protein sequence MSPKQFVLAFLLLISLTSTHGTMYEIIDHSARAPGGNKYADELSTHYKARVLFRATEEVLNTFNQKEGEGKKYDTVTLQIESFPSPHAVASTIDNVIRLNTRYLQRYRGEIKEEFAGVVYHEMTHVWQWTGNGMAPRGLINGIADYVRLKGGYASKGWPRMGSGSRWDDGYAVTASFLDYCNGLKHGFVAELNALMKDSYSETFFIQLLGKPVRELWRDYKLAYGTTRISSSEEGYQKPYTRTRPFDNSVPWKKDDVPKSNAHLKPSENDGYFRIEVNGVVLDSNNFQQNDIAESAQDLAWLAELSTMIEKNSAPNPSINSRKLDPNWQRTKGRTSRSEIEKPVTKW, from the coding sequence ATGTCTCCGAAACAGTTTGTTCTCGCATTCCTGCTCTTGATTTCTCTTACATCGACGCACGGGACGATGTATGAAATCATTGACCATTCCGCTAGAGCTCCTGGAGGAAACAAATATGCTGATGAATTGAGCACCCACTACAAAGCCCGTGTTCTATTTCGCGCGACTGAAGAAGTTTTGAACACATTCAATCAAAAGGAAGGCGAGGGCAAGAAGTATGATACGGTCACTCTCCAAATCGAGAGCTTCCCTTCTCCACATGCTGTCGCCAGTACCATAGACAACGTCATTCGGTTGAACACGCGTTATCTCCAACGCTATCGAGGAGAGATAAAAGAAGAGTTCGCCGGAGTGGTGTACCACGAAATGACCCATGTTTGGCAATGGACCGGCAACGGTATGGCCCCTAGAGGGCTCATCAACGGCATTGCTGATTATGTGAGATTGAAAGGCGGGTACGCATCCAAAGGCTGGCCCAGGATGGGGTCAGGATCAAGATGGGACGATGGTTATGCAGTCACGGCTTCCTTTCTCGACTACTGCAATGGCCTTAAGCATGGTTTCGTCGCGGAGCTTAATGCTCTCATGAAAGATTCCTACTCCGAGACGTTCTTCATCCAGTTGCTTGGAAAGCCTGTGCGCGAGCTGTGGCGCGATTATAAACTTGCTTATGGTACCACAAGAATCTCCAGTAGCGAGGAGGGCTATCAGAAGCCATACACGCGCACCCGCCCCTTCGACAATTCTGTCCCGTGGAAGAAAGATGACGTGCCAAAGAGCAACGCCCACTTGAAGCCTTCGGAGAATGATGGCTACTTTCGCATAGAGGTCAATGGAGTCGTACTTGACAGTAACAACTTTCAACAAAATGACATTGCAGAGAGCGCACAAGACTTGGCTTGGCTTGCTGAGCTCTCCACGATGATCGAAAAGAACAGCGCGCCAAATCCTTCCATCAATTCAAGGAAACTTGACCCGAATTGGCAGAGAACAAAAGGTAGGACTTCCAGATCAGAAATTGAAAAGCCCGTGACCAAGTGGTAA
- the LOC125315215 gene encoding uncharacterized protein LOC125315215, whose amino-acid sequence MSPKQFVLALLLLISLTSAQATTYKIIDHSARVPRGNLYADELSSLYKARVLFSATEEVLNIFNQREGEGKKYDTVTLRIESFAQSPHAVASTIDNVIRLNTRYLQRYRGDIKEEFAGVVYHEMTHVWQWTGNGMAPRGLINGIADYVRLKGGYASKGWPRKGSGSRWDDGYAVTAYFLDYCNGLKHGFVADLNALMKDSYSEAFFIQLLGKSVHELWRDYKLAYGTRRNPSSGEGYQKPYTRTRPFDYSVPWKTDDVPKRNDPENDNYFRIGANEVVLDTNFRQNENAESAEDLAWPAELAAKIKKNRALNPSINSRKLDPNWQRTKGRTSRSDIDKPVTN is encoded by the coding sequence ATGTCCCCGAAACAATTTGTTCTCGCGCTCCTGCTCTTGATTTCTCTGACATCGGCGCAGGCGACGACGTACAAAATCATCGACCATTCCGCTAGAGTCCCCAGAGGAAACCTATATGCCGATGAGTTGAGCAGCCTCTACAAAGCCCGTGTTCTATTCAGCGCGACTGAAGAAGTTTTGAACATCTTCAATCAAAGGGAAGGCGAGGGCAAGAAGTACGATACGGTAACTCTCCGCATCGAGAGCTTTGCTCAGTCTCCACACGCTGTCGCCAGTACTATAGACAACGTCATTCGGTTGAACACACGTTATCTCCAACGCTATCGAGGAGACATAAAAGAAGAGTTCGCCGGAGTGGTGTACCACGAGATGACTCACGTTTGGCAATGGACCGGCAACGGTATGGCCCCTAGAGGACTTATCAACGGCATCGCTGATTACGTGAGATTGAAAGGCGGGTACGCATCCAAAGGATGGCCGAGGAAGGGGTCAGGATCAAGATGGGACGATGGTTATGCAGTCACGGCTTATTTCCTCGACTACTGCAATGGCCTTAAGCACGGGTTTGTTGCTGATCTTAACGCTCTCATGAAAGATTCCTACTCCGAGGCGTTCTTCATCCAGTTGCTTGGAAAGTCTGTGCACGAGCTGTGGCGCGACTATAAACTTGCTTACGGTACCAGAAGAAACCCCAGCAGCGGGGAGGGCTATCAGAAGCCATACACACGTACCCGCCCCTTCGACTATTCTGTCCCGTGGAAGACAGATGACGTGCCAAAGCGCAACGACCCGGAGAATGATAATTATTTTCGCATAGGGGCCAATGAAGTCGTACTTGACACTAACTTTCGACAAAATGAGAATGCAGAGAGCGCGGAAGACTTGGCTTGGCCTGCTGAGCTCGCGGCGAAGATAAAAAAGAACAGGGCACTGAATCCTTCCATCAATTCAAGGAAACTAGACCCGAATTGGCAGAGAACAAAAGGTAGGACGTCCAGATCGGATATAGACAAGCCGGTGACCAACTGA